In a single window of the Melioribacteraceae bacterium genome:
- the hutI gene encoding imidazolonepropionase — translation MKILYDSPSQIITVNAGGKKYKRGKELSKVDLLENHSIFVENGKIKDLVPSSSTHKIKYDKKIDLSGSIVLPGLVECHTHSAFYGSRSNEFLMRLNGATYEEIAASGGGIISTMKNVRNASFEELVKFLEPKIKSFISQGVTSLEIKSGYGLSFYDEIKLLQVINYFKNTALINIIPTFLGAHTYPPEYKNEKNKYLDLLTEELFPYISQNKLANFVDAFIEKGAFSVEDVNLIFERAKKYKFNLRLHTDQFSSIGGIPLAIKHNCLSADHLEVINDDDIKLISKSKTAAVLLPGVSFFLDHKYAPARELIDNNAIVALSTDYNPGSSHINNLQLIMQLAALKLRMSAEEIISAVTINSAYALGISENTGTIELGKDADFAIFELNEYSELIYNIGVNLLKYTVKSGNIIYQKAD, via the coding sequence ATGAAAATATTATATGATTCCCCTTCCCAGATAATTACAGTAAATGCGGGTGGTAAAAAGTATAAAAGAGGGAAAGAACTCTCAAAAGTAGATTTACTTGAAAATCATTCGATTTTTGTTGAAAATGGCAAAATCAAAGATTTGGTGCCTTCTAGTTCAACTCATAAAATTAAATATGATAAAAAAATTGATCTCTCCGGTTCTATAGTTTTACCAGGATTGGTTGAATGCCACACTCACTCTGCATTTTATGGTTCCCGCTCCAATGAATTTTTAATGAGATTAAATGGCGCTACTTATGAAGAGATTGCGGCATCTGGGGGCGGTATCATTTCTACAATGAAAAATGTACGCAATGCTTCATTCGAGGAACTTGTTAAATTTCTGGAACCCAAAATTAAATCTTTCATTTCTCAAGGGGTAACATCACTTGAAATAAAAAGCGGGTATGGATTAAGTTTTTATGATGAAATAAAACTATTGCAGGTTATAAATTATTTTAAGAATACTGCACTAATAAATATCATTCCTACTTTTTTAGGGGCACACACTTATCCCCCCGAATATAAAAATGAAAAAAATAAATATCTTGATTTGCTGACCGAAGAGCTGTTCCCTTATATTTCACAAAATAAACTTGCCAATTTTGTGGATGCATTTATTGAGAAAGGGGCTTTTTCTGTTGAGGATGTAAATTTAATTTTTGAAAGAGCGAAAAAGTATAAATTTAATTTGAGGCTTCATACAGATCAATTTTCAAGTATAGGGGGTATTCCACTTGCAATCAAACACAATTGTCTTTCGGCAGATCATCTTGAAGTAATTAACGATGATGACATTAAACTGATCTCAAAATCAAAAACAGCCGCGGTATTGCTACCTGGTGTTTCATTTTTTCTAGATCATAAATATGCACCAGCCAGAGAATTAATTGATAATAACGCGATTGTTGCTCTTTCCACTGATTACAATCCCGGATCTTCTCATATTAACAATCTACAATTAATAATGCAGCTAGCAGCTCTAAAACTAAGAATGAGCGCAGAGGAAATTATTTCTGCTGTTACAATTAATTCTGCTTATGCTTTGGGCATCAGTGAAAATACCGGAACAATTGAGCTGGGAAAAGATGCGGATTTCGCTATTTTTGAATTAAATGAATATTCAGAATTAATTTATAATATTGGAGTCAATCTTTTGAAGTATACCGTAAAAAGTGGAAATATCATTTACCAAAAAGCGGATTGA
- the glgA gene encoding glycogen synthase GlgA, whose product MASGKQLKILFATSEVVPFIKTGGLADVSSALPQRLQEMGHQVRIIVPKYGAIDERKFKIHEVVRLKDIPVKIGDKEVVFSLRSSFLVGPKTRVQIYFLDNPEYFGSRHSLYTDPLTNEDYPDNDERFIILSRAVFELITLLGWTPDLIHCNDWQCGLIPAYLKTMYKDNPAFTNMKSLYTVHNLAFQGQFPKSTAEKTGLPKEALTDKGILHKGKVNYLKAGLVYSDMINTVSETYAKELYTEKDLGFGLTDILKKRKNNLFGIINGIDDSIWNPETDKKIAKKFSIKNIADKKENKKAVAENFNYEYDDSIPTISMISRLYENKGFDLIEKSFEDLMKLNIRLIILGTGEKKYHRLLSTMASKYDGKFFCYIGFDEDLAHLIEAGSDMFLMPSKFEPCGLNQMYSLVYGTVPIVRKTGGLADTVQQFNPKTKTGNGFVFEKYNAKEMMSAIKQAVAIYSEDKSTWETIMKNGMKSNFSWTSSTKHYIDLYKKLTEKN is encoded by the coding sequence ATGGCTTCAGGAAAACAATTAAAAATCCTTTTCGCGACATCAGAGGTAGTACCCTTCATTAAAACTGGTGGATTAGCAGATGTATCATCCGCATTACCCCAAAGATTACAAGAGATGGGGCATCAAGTCCGCATCATCGTTCCTAAGTATGGAGCAATTGATGAAAGAAAATTTAAAATTCATGAGGTTGTTCGACTTAAAGACATTCCGGTAAAAATTGGTGATAAAGAAGTTGTATTTTCATTACGCTCTTCCTTTTTGGTGGGGCCAAAAACTCGAGTGCAAATTTATTTTCTGGATAATCCCGAATATTTTGGTAGCCGGCATAGTTTATATACCGATCCTCTTACGAATGAGGATTACCCCGATAATGATGAAAGATTCATAATTCTTTCACGCGCGGTGTTTGAGCTTATCACTCTTTTGGGTTGGACTCCGGATCTAATTCATTGCAATGATTGGCAGTGTGGACTTATTCCCGCTTACCTCAAAACAATGTATAAAGATAATCCTGCATTCACGAATATGAAGTCTCTCTACACAGTTCACAATCTAGCATTTCAGGGACAATTTCCAAAATCGACAGCCGAAAAAACTGGATTACCAAAAGAAGCTTTAACAGATAAAGGAATTCTGCACAAAGGCAAAGTTAATTATTTGAAAGCAGGTTTAGTTTATTCCGATATGATAAATACTGTTAGCGAAACTTACGCTAAAGAACTCTATACCGAAAAAGATCTTGGTTTTGGTTTAACCGATATTCTGAAGAAGAGAAAAAACAATCTATTCGGAATAATTAATGGAATTGATGACTCTATATGGAATCCCGAGACTGACAAAAAAATTGCTAAAAAGTTTTCTATCAAGAACATAGCTGATAAGAAGGAAAACAAAAAAGCTGTTGCTGAAAATTTTAATTATGAATATGATGACAGTATTCCAACTATTAGCATGATCTCTCGTTTATATGAAAATAAAGGATTTGATTTAATTGAAAAATCTTTTGAAGATTTAATGAAGCTTAATATTCGTTTAATAATCCTAGGAACCGGTGAGAAGAAATATCATCGGCTACTTTCTACAATGGCCTCAAAATATGATGGAAAATTTTTCTGCTATATTGGTTTCGATGAAGATTTAGCACATCTAATTGAAGCGGGTTCCGATATGTTTTTAATGCCTTCAAAATTTGAACCGTGCGGACTTAATCAAATGTATAGCTTGGTTTATGGAACTGTCCCAATAGTTCGTAAAACTGGTGGGTTAGCAGATACAGTTCAACAGTTCAATCCCAAAACCAAAACTGGTAATGGGTTTGTTTTCGAAAAATATAATGCAAAGGAAATGATGTCTGCAATTAAGCAAGCGGTTGCTATTTATTCTGAGGATAAATCTACCTGGGAAACTATAATGAAGAATGGAATGAAATCTAATTTTAGTTGGACCAGTTCCACAAAACATTACATTGATTTATATAAAAAGCTTACTGAAAAGAACTAA
- a CDS encoding HAD family hydrolase, producing the protein MSSPALFLDRDGTINEDTGYVKNPDEITILPGVPEGIRKLKEQFGFKMIVISNQAGISKGLMTREDVELVNARINELLNTEGAYIDDYLYCPYHPDFDPPEKTICRKPSPMMIIEAAKLHDVDLSASYMIGDRASDIEAGINANVKTILLKSELFESSINNLHNQGKKPNFVAANFNEACDYIIKNSFGGI; encoded by the coding sequence ATGTCTTCACCAGCCTTATTTTTAGATAGAGACGGTACTATAAATGAAGATACCGGTTACGTAAAGAATCCGGATGAAATTACAATTTTACCTGGAGTTCCAGAAGGGATTAGGAAACTAAAAGAACAATTCGGCTTTAAGATGATCGTAATTAGTAACCAAGCCGGAATTTCTAAAGGATTGATGACAAGAGAGGATGTAGAGTTGGTGAATGCAAGAATTAATGAATTACTTAATACTGAAGGCGCTTACATCGACGATTATCTCTATTGCCCTTATCATCCCGATTTTGACCCACCGGAAAAAACTATTTGCCGTAAGCCTTCTCCAATGATGATTATCGAAGCTGCAAAATTACATGATGTTGATCTCTCAGCCTCTTATATGATTGGAGATAGGGCCAGCGATATTGAGGCTGGAATTAATGCTAACGTTAAAACAATTTTGCTCAAATCCGAACTATTTGAGAGCTCAATTAATAACTTGCATAATCAAGGGAAAAAGCCCAATTTTGTAGCCGCTAATTTTAATGAGGCTTGCGATTATATAATTAAAAATTCCTTCGGAGGTATTTAA
- a CDS encoding DNRLRE domain-containing protein, whose translation MSKLFRFFLTTFPLIFIFAGCNQEPSSIGADIIGGTDKILFKEFDSNSENVFQRSNNFKKPLRLGSADMILLGKNDNIESNILLTFEIFLNDSLKKYFTDNRLILKSAWFVMRSYYFLGDEKSPLNFSVHKIKSGWSPVGFDNDSLKVLQYDNQNLISNLKEKDSVFTADLNPSVINDWLRTRYSNSGESNYGLLFKPAVNAKRFVGFPAYIISYETDQPKLYVELQRPGNLLDTIIATPYSDIHTFVGELNQEPNYIYNQGGLAINSNLYFNLTSFPKDVIINKATLELTSDTLKSIDGIPSSDSINVQMIADSISNALTSDSLYSAILVKNKNIYSGDITWMVQKWISESANHGVRLSLYDEYTSAARLSFYGSKESNKLLRPRLKIIYTQKR comes from the coding sequence TTGTCCAAATTATTCCGGTTTTTTCTGACCACGTTTCCTTTAATTTTTATTTTTGCCGGGTGTAATCAAGAACCTTCATCTATTGGTGCGGATATTATTGGTGGTACAGATAAAATATTATTTAAAGAATTCGACAGTAATTCAGAGAATGTTTTTCAGCGCAGTAATAATTTTAAGAAGCCATTAAGATTAGGCAGCGCTGATATGATTCTGCTGGGGAAAAATGATAACATAGAATCTAATATCCTCCTTACCTTTGAAATCTTTTTAAATGATTCGTTAAAAAAATATTTTACCGATAATCGGTTGATACTCAAGTCAGCTTGGTTCGTAATGAGATCTTACTATTTCCTTGGTGATGAAAAATCACCTCTAAATTTTTCGGTACATAAAATAAAAAGCGGCTGGTCACCAGTTGGGTTTGATAACGATAGCCTAAAAGTACTTCAATATGATAATCAAAATTTAATATCAAACTTGAAAGAGAAGGATAGTGTTTTTACTGCCGACTTGAATCCTTCTGTAATAAATGATTGGTTGAGAACCAGATACTCTAATTCAGGTGAAAGTAATTATGGTTTACTCTTTAAACCGGCTGTTAATGCGAAAAGGTTTGTAGGATTTCCTGCATATATTATTTCATATGAAACCGATCAGCCTAAACTTTATGTTGAACTTCAAAGACCTGGAAATCTACTTGACACAATAATCGCAACTCCATATTCAGACATACACACATTCGTTGGTGAATTAAATCAAGAACCAAATTATATTTATAATCAAGGTGGACTTGCAATTAATAGTAATCTGTACTTTAATCTTACTAGTTTTCCAAAAGATGTTATTATAAATAAGGCAACACTAGAATTAACATCCGATACTCTGAAATCAATTGATGGAATTCCTAGTTCAGATTCAATTAATGTTCAAATGATTGCCGATAGCATTTCTAATGCTTTAACTAGCGATAGTTTGTATTCAGCAATTTTGGTCAAAAATAAAAATATCTACAGTGGTGATATTACTTGGATGGTACAAAAATGGATAAGCGAATCAGCAAATCATGGGGTAAGATTATCTTTATATGATGAATATACTTCAGCCGCGCGATTATCTTTTTATGGAAGTAAAGAATCGAATAAATTGTTGAGACCAAGACTCAAAATTATTTATACTCAAAAGAGATAA
- a CDS encoding serine hydroxymethyltransferase has translation MYNHLLNDSEIFKVAQLELGRQESHLELIASENFVSLAVLEAAGSILTNKYAEGYPGKRYYGGCEFVDMAEEIAKDRLKLLYGAEYVNVQPHSGSQANMAVYMALLKPGDTILGLSLDHGGHLTHGSLVNFSGQIYRSVGYTLNKETKLLDYNLIEDLAKKEKPKLIVMGGSAYSREWDYGKFREIADKVGALLMMDMAHPAGLIAKGLLDNPLPFCDVVTSTTHKTLRGPRGGIILVGKDKENPLGIKTLKGDRLKLMSEVLDSMVMPGIQGGPLMHIIMAKAVAFGEALTDSFAAYTKQIIINSKKLANELTNLGYEIVSGGTDNHLMLIDLTNKELSGKKVENAIGTAGITVNKNMIPFDSKSPFVTSGIRVGTPAVTTRGMKENEMQKIASFIDRAIKNVDNESELKSIKIEVADLCSQFPLYPELKLN, from the coding sequence ATGTATAATCATTTATTGAATGATTCAGAAATATTCAAAGTTGCTCAACTAGAACTAGGACGCCAGGAATCTCATCTTGAACTTATTGCATCCGAAAACTTTGTAAGTCTTGCTGTTTTGGAAGCTGCCGGTTCTATATTAACAAATAAATATGCCGAGGGTTATCCAGGTAAAAGGTATTATGGTGGCTGTGAGTTTGTTGATATGGCCGAGGAGATCGCTAAAGATAGGCTTAAACTTCTTTATGGCGCCGAATATGTGAATGTACAACCTCATAGTGGTTCTCAAGCTAATATGGCCGTCTATATGGCACTTCTAAAACCTGGAGACACAATTCTTGGTTTGAGTCTGGATCATGGTGGTCACTTAACTCACGGCTCACTTGTAAATTTCTCCGGGCAGATTTACCGATCAGTCGGCTATACATTGAATAAAGAAACAAAATTATTAGACTATAATTTAATAGAAGATTTAGCAAAAAAAGAAAAGCCCAAACTTATAGTTATGGGAGGAAGTGCATATTCGAGAGAATGGGATTACGGAAAATTTAGAGAAATTGCTGATAAAGTTGGAGCTCTGTTAATGATGGATATGGCTCACCCAGCAGGCCTAATAGCAAAAGGTTTATTAGATAATCCATTACCTTTTTGTGATGTTGTAACCTCTACTACGCATAAAACTCTGAGAGGTCCAAGAGGTGGTATTATTTTAGTTGGTAAGGATAAAGAGAATCCATTGGGTATCAAAACATTAAAAGGGGATAGACTGAAACTAATGTCTGAGGTTCTTGATAGCATGGTTATGCCGGGTATTCAAGGCGGTCCTCTTATGCATATCATAATGGCAAAAGCCGTTGCATTCGGTGAAGCTCTCACAGATTCATTTGCTGCGTACACAAAACAGATTATTATAAACTCAAAAAAACTAGCAAACGAATTAACTAATCTTGGTTATGAGATTGTTTCCGGAGGAACTGATAATCATCTAATGCTGATTGATCTAACAAATAAAGAGTTGAGTGGTAAAAAAGTTGAAAACGCAATTGGCACAGCAGGTATAACCGTAAATAAAAATATGATACCTTTTGACAGCAAAAGCCCGTTCGTTACAAGCGGTATAAGAGTTGGAACTCCGGCAGTTACTACCCGGGGTATGAAAGAAAATGAAATGCAAAAAATAGCCTCATTTATTGATAGGGCAATTAAAAATGTTGATAATGAATCGGAACTAAAATCTATTAAAATTGAAGTAGCCGATTTGTGCTCACAATTTCCACTTTACCCCGAATTAAAATTAAATTAA
- the tatC gene encoding twin-arginine translocase subunit TatC, with protein sequence MTFLEHLEELRWRIIYSLIGIVIGTILAWIFIDFFIDQILLLPARQANLKLQNLRPFGQLFIYFQVAIIIGLILSFPNVALQFWKFISPALKSNEKKYIKWIVLFTSICFISGVIFAYFLMLPMTLKFAASFGSASIENNFSIDEYFSIILSVILGAGLIFELPMLSFFLSKIGILTPKIMRKYRRHSIVAIMILSAILTPGTDPVSQVILAIPLVLLYEVSIFVSKIFQKKT encoded by the coding sequence ATGACATTTCTCGAACATCTTGAGGAATTAAGGTGGAGAATAATTTACTCGCTAATTGGAATTGTTATTGGTACCATTTTAGCCTGGATATTTATTGATTTTTTTATTGATCAAATTTTACTATTACCCGCTCGACAAGCTAATCTAAAACTTCAAAATTTAAGACCATTCGGACAACTTTTTATCTATTTCCAAGTTGCAATAATTATTGGATTAATTCTCAGTTTCCCAAACGTTGCTTTACAGTTTTGGAAATTTATTTCACCCGCGCTTAAAAGCAATGAAAAAAAATATATAAAATGGATTGTTCTATTTACCTCAATCTGTTTTATTAGTGGAGTTATTTTCGCATATTTTTTGATGCTGCCCATGACTCTAAAATTCGCAGCAAGTTTTGGCTCGGCCTCGATAGAAAATAATTTTTCAATTGATGAATACTTCTCAATTATCCTTAGTGTAATATTAGGGGCAGGACTGATATTCGAGTTACCAATGCTCTCTTTTTTTCTGTCAAAGATTGGTATTTTAACTCCTAAAATTATGAGGAAGTACAGACGTCATTCAATTGTTGCAATAATGATTCTTTCAGCAATTTTAACCCCAGGAACCGATCCAGTATCTCAAGTCATTTTAGCAATACCGTTGGTTTTATTATATGAAGTAAGTATATTCGTTTCAAAAATATTTCAAAAGAAGACTTGA
- a CDS encoding polyprenyl synthetase family protein, with the protein MTNISLSEISVPIEKELDEFVVLFRNSLKSKVGLLDIVTRFILKQKGKKIRPLLVLLSSQACGSVTERTYRGAILVELLHTATLVHDDVVDGAESRRGFPSINAIWKNKIAVLMGDYLLAKGLMLAVDSKDYDFLQVITNTVKRMSEGELLQISKTRKLDNDEETYFRIISDKTASLLSTCCSIGAMAATKNDEIIKALHEYGENIGLAFQIRDDLLDIVGSKSLIGKPLGSDIKEKKLTLPLIYALRTAPKADSKKIISELKRSEKKINVSMIVDFILNNHGVDYAEKKAIEIIKRAKNNLSILPDSEAKRSLLLLSDYIIERKK; encoded by the coding sequence TTGACAAATATATCCCTCTCAGAAATTTCGGTTCCAATAGAAAAAGAACTAGATGAATTTGTAGTTCTCTTCAGAAATTCACTAAAATCCAAAGTTGGCCTTCTAGATATAGTTACAAGATTCATCCTCAAGCAAAAAGGAAAAAAAATTCGTCCCTTGCTTGTTCTCCTTTCGAGTCAGGCTTGTGGGAGTGTTACTGAAAGAACTTACCGCGGTGCAATTTTAGTTGAGTTATTACACACTGCTACTTTAGTACATGATGATGTAGTTGACGGTGCTGAATCGAGAAGAGGATTCCCTTCAATCAATGCGATATGGAAAAATAAAATTGCCGTATTAATGGGGGATTATCTTCTGGCTAAAGGTTTGATGCTTGCTGTTGACTCCAAAGACTATGATTTTCTTCAGGTAATTACAAATACAGTTAAGAGAATGTCGGAGGGAGAACTTCTCCAAATCAGTAAAACTCGAAAACTTGATAATGATGAGGAAACATATTTTAGGATCATTTCAGATAAAACCGCATCACTGCTTTCCACCTGCTGTTCAATAGGTGCAATGGCTGCTACCAAAAATGATGAGATAATAAAAGCTCTTCATGAGTATGGTGAGAATATTGGACTGGCATTTCAGATACGTGACGATTTACTTGATATAGTTGGGTCAAAGTCACTAATCGGAAAACCTCTGGGTAGCGATATAAAAGAAAAAAAACTCACACTTCCTCTAATTTATGCACTTAGGACTGCACCGAAGGCGGATTCAAAAAAAATTATAAGTGAACTAAAACGCTCAGAGAAGAAAATTAATGTTTCGATGATAGTCGATTTTATCTTAAATAACCATGGAGTTGATTACGCTGAGAAAAAGGCAATCGAAATAATCAAAAGAGCCAAAAATAATTTGTCTATACTTCCAGATTCCGAGGCAAAAAGATCTCTATTACTACTCTCCGATTACATAATAGAGAGAAAAAAATAA
- a CDS encoding cytochrome c3 family protein, which yields MKKTVLDYALKIRLPLTLFVIALAFILTFYVSRPERDGVGYSPEQPIKFSHKLHAGQMAIDCQYCHIDVEKGRHASVPSVNICMNCHTVARKDKPEIIKLTQYYEENKPLPWKRIHKVPDYAYFNHSVHVNKGIDCASCHGDVAQMEVVGQVKPFTMTACLDCHRNPHEQLSYLEKVNIGPDNCAACHR from the coding sequence ATGAAGAAAACGGTTTTGGATTATGCTCTTAAAATACGCCTGCCACTAACTTTATTTGTAATTGCTTTAGCTTTCATTTTAACATTTTATGTCTCACGACCAGAGCGGGATGGAGTTGGTTATTCTCCGGAACAGCCGATTAAATTTTCGCATAAACTTCACGCGGGACAGATGGCAATAGATTGCCAATACTGCCATATAGATGTTGAAAAAGGAAGACATGCTTCAGTACCTTCGGTTAATATTTGTATGAATTGCCACACAGTTGCAAGAAAAGACAAACCGGAGATAATTAAGTTAACTCAGTATTATGAAGAAAATAAACCTCTGCCTTGGAAACGAATTCATAAAGTACCCGACTATGCTTACTTCAATCATAGTGTACATGTGAATAAAGGTATCGATTGTGCAAGCTGTCATGGTGATGTTGCTCAAATGGAAGTGGTTGGACAGGTGAAACCATTTACAATGACTGCATGCTTAGATTGTCATAGAAATCCACACGAACAATTATCTTATCTCGAAAAAGTAAATATCGGGCCCGATAATTGTGCGGCGTGTCATCGGTAA